The Setaria viridis chromosome 9, Setaria_viridis_v4.0, whole genome shotgun sequence sequence GGTCGTGCTTCTTAGGGTCGTGCCTCGGGCTTCCCAGTGGGCCTGGCCTATTTGGCCATCTATAGTTAAGAATATCCCATGGTCAGCCCAAGCCTAGCTTATGCAGTCATTTTGGCTGGTGATTGATTTGCCGCAGTAGCTAGGTCTGTATTGGTTTGATCGTGTTCGGTTGCCTGCTTTGCTTGGATACAGTCACCTTATCTTTGGTAGGGTGAGTTTAACTCCATCTCCCACCATAGCAGAGAAGAGTAGGTTCGGTCTTCTctcaagaaagaaaaattgcaTATTTAATCAAGTAGAGGAAGATTAATTACTCCATCACCAGCCAGCTTTGATCTCATTCATTTCTTCAATTCATAGGGTGTAGCGCTGTACCATGCTCCGCCTGCTGCTCCTAGGCCACAACTACTTCGAGGCCACACACACCATAACCATCCATGTGTTATCCTaatgctcctccgcctcctctcatGTTCCAGATGAACTCAGTTTAGATGCTGTCTAGCTTTGATTCGAGGGTAGGAGCTCGATTTGGACTTTTTGGAGCTAGATTTGGTGTTGTGGAGGCTTGATTTGTGTACTGAAGTGCTGGATTTGGTGAACGAAGAAACAATCAAGGTCAGCTGCAGCTATTTCCTACGGTCCGCGGTGGCTGAAGCCTCGATGGGGGAGGAGGACAAGCACCTCGATGGAGTGGGCAAAGCCGACAGCGGTGAAATCGACGAGCACAAGCGCCGCGCCTTCATGCACCACACGCTGGCGGTCCTCCGGCAGCTTGTGGAAGAGCAGGAGAGCCCGAGCCGCCGTGTGCCGCACGAGCACCACTCTGTTGCTGGACTCCAGCACCTCCCTCCGTCGGGGGCGCCGGACGTGGCTAGCCTCAGCAGCACCGCCGCTTGTTCCCTCCCTTGTGCATCCCCATCTCAAGCATGGCATGAGGAGGTAGGTGAGGCAGAGTAGCGCTCCGAAGGTGAGTGGAACAACAAACTCAGCTCCACGGGGCGCTAGCTAGGCTGCATAACGGAAACGGACTGATTTTCATTTCCAGCTATGCAGACCGGATCGGCTTTTTTGCATAACCTAAGCCTGGCTAACTAGCTTCTAAACATGGGTGGTCTGCACTACACAAGTATGGACGGGTAATGTACCCTACAATCACTACCTTAATGTACAATATAGCATGGATCAAATCGAAATTTTGAATTTTGGACGACTACTCAAAAGTTTCATTTCAAATTTGACAGTTGGATGCGAATCAAATGGTATAGGTCTAAGAGTCATCAAATAAATCCCGCTTCAAAACTAATGATGCCCCGCATTCCCAATAAACACATTGTGCGGTCGATTTGACGAATTTACGTACCGCAGTGGCGAGATCAGTCCCATGTGATTAGTTTTGTTGGAGGAGATTAGGCTGTGTGATTTCCCTGTGAAATTTAATTAACTAGAGAACACCATCCTCTCACGCGCCACTCTTTACCTTCTctgcctcttcttcctcatgctTGGATAGCTCCTGCCGCCGAGCCCGCACGCAAATACCGCCTCCACCCTAGAGCATCCCCCTCCCCTAACGACTTTGATGAGGTTTCCCTGTCTCAACCCACCGCCTTACCAACCAGCTTACTCTTATCATCTCTATATGGCATATCCAAACGTTTTACTATATTAAATTATACTTTCAGGAGTTTCCAAGATTTGCCTAAATATGGTAAACTAGTCCTTATGGTACAAACGTTGCCGATAGATAAACAAACTAAATCTCAGGACACCTTACCGTGTGAATTACTAGTAAATAAAGTCAGGCAATGAAGTGCATTGACAGCAATGTAAATTTGAATGACAAATTTTTtaggaaattgaaaattcacaaactaaaaaaaataaaatgcagACCAAATCCATACATTAGTGCTGATATGCTGACTCTGCAGCTACATCCGAACTGAGAACAGGAGATCCAGCCCGTACATAAGATCAACCGAGTAACCAACCAGATAAAACGTCCACGAAAATGGAACTGATACAACGAGCAGTAACACTGGAATACGGACACGGACAGAGGAACAGAGCGTCACAGGAAGGCAAGTGATGCAGCCGCGGCAGCTGGACCGGCAGATCCGAGCACGCCGAAATAGAGCGCCGCGTTCGCCTCGAACGCAGAACGAAGAATCatgaggccgccgccgcctggcgccACCATCatggccccggccccggccgccgccccggccggcatGCAGCAGCTGAACACAATAATGCCCAGCACCGCCGCgacggccgcgacggcgacggcgatctTGGCCTCGTTCGGGACCTCGaagcgggcggcagcggcggctgctCTCTTCGAGGCCGGGGCAGCCGCGCGGAACAGGGCGGAGAAGAAgctcgccgccgtgcgcgcggcTCTAGTAATCGACGCCCAtaacgccgccgcggccttctTAGCTGCAGTGGCCACCTGTGAAGCAACGGAGCGGACCTTGCTCACGAAACCTCCCATTGctaatgaatgaatgaatgaatggcTTGAGGAGGCGCAGAGGTGATGATCGAGAATATTATATTGGAGATGGGAATATGGGAAACCACCGATCTTGGGTCTGAATTTATAGGGCAAGTGCTCTGCTTGTGCTTCATGCTCCTCGAGCAACTCGTGGGAATGAATGCAGGCAGTAATATTAGCATTCAGGTCTCTAGGCCTCGATAATAGCAAGGGTTTTGGAAGTCCAAAAGACAGTTCCCCAGTATTTAATCACTCACTGGTAatttcagggggtgtttggatacacccattaaagtttagcacctgtcacatcggatgtttggatgctaattagaagtattaaacatatgctaattacaaaactaattgcacagatggagtctaattcgcgagacgaatctattaagcctaattagttcataatttgacaatgtggtgctacagtaaccatttgctaatgacggattaattagacttaatagattcgtctcgcgaattagcacagggttctgcaattagttttataattagctcatgtttagtcctcctaattagcatttgaacatccgatgtgacactgctaaagtttagcaccgagtatccaaacaccccctcagttgATGAGGATAGCAAGGGTTTTGGAATTTCAAAAGGCGGTTTCGTAGTTGCAGCTGTATGGTGCCTGTGGTTCTAAGGCTGCTAATGGTTCGAGAACCGTccaaaaccaaaccaaaccatataTAAAACAAAATTAATTTTAAACCACACCAACCAATCCATTACTCTTATATATCTAAACCAAACCAACTAAGTGATGTCAAAGATCACAAACCAAACTAAACTCATATCTTAAACCGGTTCAAACCGGTTCAAGCCACTTAAAACCTTTTTTTCATATATATCATATGGTTAGCTTTCGACGTGAATCCACACGTAGATCTGCACGAAGTAGCTGATTGTTATTCTAagacatctccaacaaatttcaattaaattcgctaaaattttaaggtgtgaacgtgaACATGAGGTTTTAAGTTTAGGGTCTGACTTTTGATGTGGGGCCTATGTGTAGATCTAGCCACGACAATCTGCACAAAGTAGTTAATTGTGATTCTGAGATATCTCGAACAAATTTCAGTtaatttcgctaaaatttttAGGTATGAACGCGAGATTTAAATTTTAGGTGTGAATGCGAGACTTTTAACTAGATCACACGTATAGCCATACTAATTTTACTATTACTGAATATTTTAAATTAGTCAAAACAATTCCAACCAGCTCAAACCATTACAATTGCTAAACCAAACCAAATCTAACCATTATATATGTCACCCCAATTGTCCACTAAACCAACTAACCCCAATTAAGAAAATCAAACCACAAAAATCGGTTGAGATCAAACC is a genomic window containing:
- the LOC140221418 gene encoding uncharacterized protein, whose amino-acid sequence is MGGFVSKVRSVASQVATAAKKAAAALWASITRAARTAASFFSALFRAAAPASKRAAAAAARFEVPNEAKIAVAVAAVAAVLGIIVFSCCMPAGAAAGAGAMMVAPGGGGLMILRSAFEANAALYFGVLGSAGPAAAAASLAFL